One genomic segment of Alkalimarinus alittae includes these proteins:
- the rapA gene encoding RNA polymerase-associated protein RapA: MQFIIGQRWVSHTESKLGLGIISEVNGRRITVSFPAVGEERTYAADNAPLSRLIYNEGEKITTLDDLTFQVISAEEVDGIYIYHCEDDEGLSQIVEELDLSCFVQLTAPQHRLFSGHFDKNRAFTLRIEALNHIHRLQQSSVKGLLGARTNHLPHQVYIANEVAQRFAPRVLLADEVGLGKTIEAGMILHYQLHTGRAKRALIVVPDSLIHQWLVEMLRRFNLAFSIFDESRYDALTRANSDNEDDMFEADIDSMSNPFESEQLVLCSLDFLTENPDAMAHAVEASWDLLIVDEAHHLQWSETDVSIEYQCVEQLASNSAGLLLLTATPEQVGIESHFARLRLLDPSRFYDLESFKQEEAGYQPLNQLVQQLVALQNNDQPISPELLKQLAEFTDISNANDIDGIIARLLDQHGTGRVLFRNTRAAIKGFPQRKLNSYPLPVPELYQGQTTGITGLYPEVIVEPDDWIQNDPRVAWLEAHLKQLKSEKVLVICANASTAVALEQYLQLRAGIRSAAFYEGLSIIERDRASAYFAETEGGAQTLICSEIGSEGRNFQFAHHLVLFDLPLNPDLLEQRIGRLDRIGQTETIQIHVPYLEETSQENLFRWYHEGINLFEQSCSVGHSIYEQFELELLEQLQSTDGAIDSLITATAAHTEKMRELLHQGRDQLLELNSCKLPQAEAIIETIEEEEDGPLLEEFMMRLFNQYGVDQEHHSDHAHIIRPSDHMFTSHFPGLKDDGNTITFSREKALSREDMEFLSWEHPMVVETMEMVQTSELGNATVATISVKGLQPGTLLLETYYTVNCIAPKQLQVDRFLPITPIRVMSDVNGRDLGAVLPHERLNGMCEKVKRNTAQAIVKQVRGDIEKMLVHSTTTAEQTLPDIINAANEKMMSSLKIEVDRLEALQAVNPSIRDEEINFFKQQISASADAINRSSVQLEAIRVVVTS; encoded by the coding sequence ATGCAATTTATTATTGGACAACGCTGGGTCAGCCATACCGAGTCAAAATTGGGCTTGGGTATTATTTCTGAAGTTAATGGCAGACGTATTACAGTTAGTTTTCCTGCTGTTGGCGAAGAGCGTACTTACGCCGCCGACAATGCCCCCTTAAGTCGCCTGATTTATAACGAAGGGGAAAAAATCACCACACTGGATGATTTAACGTTTCAGGTCATTTCTGCAGAAGAAGTAGATGGTATTTACATCTATCACTGTGAGGACGACGAAGGTCTCTCACAGATTGTTGAAGAGCTTGATTTAAGTTGCTTTGTTCAGCTCACCGCCCCTCAGCATCGATTATTTAGCGGTCATTTTGATAAAAACAGAGCCTTCACATTAAGAATTGAAGCCCTTAACCATATCCATCGTTTGCAGCAATCTTCTGTTAAAGGGCTGCTTGGGGCGCGCACCAATCACTTACCTCACCAGGTTTATATTGCCAATGAAGTCGCGCAACGATTTGCACCGCGTGTTTTATTAGCCGATGAAGTGGGCTTAGGTAAAACCATTGAAGCCGGTATGATTTTGCACTACCAACTCCACACGGGCCGTGCAAAAAGAGCCTTAATTGTCGTACCAGACAGCCTTATCCATCAGTGGTTAGTCGAAATGCTACGTCGTTTTAACTTGGCATTTTCAATTTTCGATGAGAGCCGATATGACGCACTCACGCGCGCTAATAGTGACAATGAAGATGATATGTTCGAAGCAGACATTGACTCAATGTCGAACCCGTTTGAATCGGAGCAATTGGTGTTATGCAGCTTAGATTTCTTAACTGAAAACCCTGATGCAATGGCCCATGCCGTCGAAGCGTCTTGGGACTTGCTCATCGTTGATGAAGCCCACCACCTGCAATGGAGCGAAACGGACGTCAGTATTGAGTATCAATGCGTTGAGCAACTTGCGAGCAACAGCGCCGGACTATTACTGCTAACCGCCACACCTGAACAGGTAGGTATTGAAAGCCACTTTGCCCGACTTCGCCTGCTCGACCCTTCTCGCTTCTACGATTTAGAAAGCTTTAAGCAAGAAGAAGCCGGCTACCAGCCACTCAATCAATTAGTGCAGCAACTGGTTGCGCTGCAAAACAATGATCAACCGATTAGCCCTGAACTACTTAAACAGCTAGCTGAGTTTACCGATATTTCAAACGCCAATGATATCGATGGCATCATTGCTCGACTGCTTGATCAACATGGTACTGGCCGAGTGCTTTTCCGCAACACTCGTGCAGCGATCAAAGGCTTTCCTCAACGTAAGCTTAATAGTTACCCGCTGCCTGTACCCGAGCTGTATCAAGGTCAGACAACCGGTATTACCGGACTATACCCTGAGGTAATCGTTGAACCTGACGACTGGATTCAAAACGACCCTCGTGTCGCATGGTTAGAAGCGCACCTTAAGCAACTCAAGTCTGAAAAAGTGCTCGTTATCTGTGCGAATGCCAGTACCGCGGTGGCACTAGAACAATACCTTCAGTTACGCGCGGGAATTCGAAGCGCTGCATTCTATGAAGGGCTTTCAATTATTGAGCGAGATAGAGCCTCTGCCTACTTCGCTGAAACAGAAGGCGGTGCACAAACACTTATTTGCTCCGAGATTGGTAGTGAAGGCCGAAACTTCCAGTTTGCGCATCACTTAGTGCTATTTGATCTGCCGCTAAACCCCGACTTACTTGAACAGCGTATAGGCCGCCTTGACCGAATTGGTCAGACAGAGACCATTCAGATTCATGTTCCATACCTAGAAGAGACCTCTCAAGAGAACCTATTCCGTTGGTATCATGAAGGCATCAACCTGTTTGAGCAAAGCTGTTCTGTCGGACACTCTATTTACGAGCAGTTTGAGCTTGAGTTACTCGAGCAACTGCAATCAACAGACGGCGCAATTGATTCATTGATTACAGCAACAGCGGCTCACACCGAAAAAATGCGCGAATTACTGCACCAAGGTCGCGACCAACTACTTGAACTTAACTCCTGCAAGTTGCCGCAAGCAGAGGCCATCATTGAAACCATTGAAGAAGAGGAAGACGGCCCCTTACTCGAAGAGTTTATGATGCGGCTGTTTAACCAATATGGGGTCGACCAAGAACACCATTCTGATCACGCACATATCATTCGCCCCTCTGACCATATGTTTACCAGCCACTTCCCTGGGCTCAAAGACGATGGTAATACCATTACCTTCTCCAGAGAAAAAGCACTCTCGCGAGAAGATATGGAGTTCCTAAGTTGGGAACACCCGATGGTCGTCGAAACCATGGAAATGGTGCAGACCTCTGAACTAGGCAACGCAACAGTGGCCACTATCTCAGTTAAAGGCCTACAGCCGGGCACACTGCTGTTAGAAACCTATTACACCGTTAACTGCATAGCCCCTAAGCAACTTCAAGTAGATCGCTTCTTACCCATTACCCCTATTCGAGTCATGTCTGATGTTAATGGCCGTGACTTAGGCGCTGTACTACCTCATGAGCGACTAAATGGCATGTGTGAAAAAGTAAAACGTAACACTGCTCAAGCAATTGTTAAGCAAGTCCGTGGTGATATCGAAAAAATGCTCGTTCACTCAACCACCACGGCTGAACAAACGCTACCCGATATTATTAATGCCGCGAATGAAAAGATGATGTCTAGCTTAAAAATCGAAGTGGATCGTTTAGAAGCATTACAGGCGGTAAACCCCAGCATTCGGGACGAAGAAATTAACTTCTTTAAACAGCAGATCAGTGCATCAGCAGACGCAATCAACCGCAGCTCTGTGCAATTGGAAGCGATTAGAGTTGTTGTTACGAGCTAG
- a CDS encoding histidine kinase dimerization/phospho-acceptor domain-containing protein, with product MKVRVRKFAIALITYFLGVVVIASTSYWLERQRYMEEIDARLFAAASNIPSILPANFHDIARTPEAISKEQDQHNLELMSQHTRTGNLTYLYSYVMVDGMIHFTTCNYTKKDIKKNQIVTYWTAYPEGSIEYFDAMTATEPVYVTAGDRWGLFRTILIPLKSPGGQPYVAAADIDITVIEESLMNKVLSIVGISLVLFLLAIPLVLAYRQTYAEMNRKLVGLNNQLQSDINQAMKLEAELKEATQKANTANKIKSQFLANMSHELRTPINGVIGMN from the coding sequence TTGAAGGTTAGAGTACGCAAGTTTGCCATAGCACTAATCACCTATTTTTTAGGCGTTGTTGTTATTGCTTCTACCAGTTACTGGCTTGAGCGCCAGCGCTATATGGAAGAAATAGACGCTCGCCTGTTTGCCGCTGCCAGTAATATCCCCTCCATTTTGCCTGCCAATTTTCACGATATTGCCCGCACACCTGAAGCCATCTCTAAAGAACAAGACCAGCACAACCTAGAATTAATGTCGCAGCATACTCGCACCGGCAACCTAACCTACCTTTATAGCTATGTAATGGTTGATGGAATGATTCATTTCACCACCTGTAATTACACCAAAAAAGATATTAAAAAAAATCAAATAGTTACTTACTGGACCGCTTACCCAGAAGGTTCAATTGAGTATTTTGACGCCATGACCGCAACCGAACCCGTCTATGTTACCGCCGGTGATCGCTGGGGGTTATTCCGCACGATTCTCATACCGCTTAAGTCACCAGGGGGCCAACCCTATGTTGCAGCGGCTGATATTGATATTACGGTTATTGAAGAATCGTTAATGAACAAGGTGCTTTCGATTGTTGGTATCAGCTTAGTGCTATTTTTATTAGCCATTCCGCTGGTCCTTGCGTACCGACAAACATACGCCGAAATGAACCGTAAGTTGGTAGGGCTCAATAACCAACTACAGTCGGACATTAATCAAGCAATGAAGCTTGAAGCAGAGTTGAAAGAAGCAACCCAAAAAGCGAACACCGCAAATAAAATAAAAAGTCAGTTTTTAGCCAATATGAGTCATGAATTGCGTACCCCTATTAATGGGGTTATCGGCATGAACTAG
- a CDS encoding phosphoserine transaminase, with translation MKPASKPANPNFSSGPCSKRPGYRLDQLDTSTLGRSHRAKVGKAALERACFDTAKILGLPEGYRVGVVPASDTGAMEMAMWSMLGARPVDVFAWESFGKEWHTDIVKQLKLDNVNSYIADYGQLPDMSQANPAHDIIFTMNGTTSGVKVPNADWISDSREGLTFCDATSAVFAMEMPWEKLDVITFSWQKVLGGEGAHGMLILSPKAVERLESYTPTWPLPKIFRLTKGGKLIEGIFEGATINTPSMLCVVDYLDALDWVVDIGGVSACIEKSRSNLAVLEAFVEKNNWIHFLAATPEIRSNTSVCLTLDLTEAQTKQLAKLLEDEGVAFDIGAYRDAPAGLRIWCGSTVEASDLEALMPWLEWAYQEVC, from the coding sequence ATGAAACCTGCTAGCAAACCCGCAAACCCTAATTTTTCTTCTGGCCCTTGCAGCAAACGTCCGGGCTATCGACTAGATCAGCTAGATACTTCGACACTGGGTCGTTCGCATCGCGCTAAAGTTGGTAAGGCTGCATTAGAACGTGCTTGTTTCGATACGGCCAAGATATTGGGCCTGCCAGAAGGCTATCGTGTCGGTGTTGTGCCGGCGTCAGATACGGGTGCTATGGAAATGGCCATGTGGTCGATGTTGGGTGCGCGACCTGTTGATGTATTTGCATGGGAGTCGTTTGGTAAAGAATGGCACACCGATATTGTTAAGCAGCTCAAACTAGACAACGTTAACAGTTATATTGCTGATTACGGCCAGTTGCCAGATATGAGCCAAGCTAACCCTGCTCACGACATTATCTTTACCATGAACGGCACCACCTCTGGCGTGAAAGTGCCCAATGCTGATTGGATTAGCGATAGTCGTGAAGGTTTAACTTTCTGCGATGCGACATCGGCCGTATTTGCGATGGAAATGCCGTGGGAAAAGCTGGATGTCATCACCTTTAGCTGGCAAAAAGTATTAGGCGGTGAAGGCGCGCATGGCATGCTAATCCTAAGCCCGAAAGCTGTTGAGCGCTTGGAATCTTATACACCGACTTGGCCTCTGCCTAAAATATTTAGATTAACCAAAGGCGGTAAGTTGATCGAAGGTATTTTTGAAGGCGCGACGATTAACACCCCCTCAATGTTATGTGTGGTTGATTATTTAGATGCATTAGATTGGGTGGTTGATATCGGCGGTGTGTCAGCCTGTATTGAAAAGTCTCGCAGTAACTTAGCGGTTCTTGAAGCGTTTGTTGAGAAAAACAACTGGATTCACTTTTTGGCGGCAACCCCTGAAATTCGCTCAAACACCAGTGTTTGCTTAACCTTAGATTTAACCGAGGCGCAAACTAAGCAGTTGGCTAAATTATTAGAAGATGAAGGTGTCGCGTTTGATATTGGCGCTTACCGAGATGCGCCGGCTGGCTTGCGGATTTGGTGTGGTAGTACCGTTGAGGCGAGTGATCTTGAGGCGTTAATGCCTTGGTTAGAGTGGGCTTATCAAGAGGTTTGTTGA
- a CDS encoding SDR family NAD(P)-dependent oxidoreductase, producing the protein MKDFNGNVAAITGAASGIGRALALELSLQGCHLALCDVDKVGLAETAAQIKGVNVTTAIVNVADRQAVHDWADQVVKDHGKVNMIFNNAGVALGGTVQDTSYEDYEWIMGINLWGVIYGTKAFLPHIKQAGEPGHIVNVSSVFGLFSQPTQSGYNLSKFAVRGFTESLRQELDLDQSNVTATSIHPGGIQTNIARNARMTESVETLTGNASAENLREQFESLFITTPEQAAKTILKGVKQNKRRVLIGPDAKALDIMQRCLPVSYQRLVTSAFKWASR; encoded by the coding sequence ATGAAAGATTTTAATGGCAACGTTGCGGCCATCACTGGCGCTGCATCAGGCATTGGTCGCGCACTGGCGCTTGAATTATCGTTGCAGGGCTGCCATCTTGCCCTCTGCGACGTTGATAAAGTAGGCCTTGCCGAAACCGCCGCTCAGATAAAAGGGGTTAACGTCACCACCGCCATCGTCAATGTCGCAGATCGCCAAGCGGTTCACGACTGGGCTGATCAGGTCGTTAAAGATCACGGCAAAGTGAATATGATATTCAATAATGCTGGGGTCGCATTAGGCGGTACCGTTCAAGATACCTCCTACGAAGATTATGAATGGATAATGGGGATTAATCTTTGGGGAGTCATTTATGGAACCAAAGCGTTCTTACCTCATATAAAACAAGCAGGAGAGCCCGGCCACATCGTTAATGTCTCGAGTGTTTTTGGTTTATTCTCTCAACCAACCCAAAGTGGTTATAACTTGTCTAAGTTTGCGGTTCGAGGGTTTACTGAATCCCTCCGTCAAGAGTTAGACCTAGATCAGTCAAATGTGACCGCTACGTCTATCCACCCAGGCGGAATTCAAACGAACATCGCACGAAATGCGAGAATGACCGAAAGTGTCGAAACGCTCACAGGTAACGCCAGCGCTGAAAACCTAAGAGAGCAATTTGAATCACTCTTTATCACCACACCAGAGCAAGCAGCCAAAACCATTTTAAAAGGCGTTAAACAAAACAAACGACGGGTTTTAATAGGGCCTGATGCCAAGGCACTGGATATTATGCAGCGCTGTCTACCGGTAAGCTACCAACGACTGGTCACCTCTGCATTTAAATGGGCTAGTCGCTAA
- a CDS encoding DUF2058 domain-containing protein — MSGSLQDQLLNMGLANKKQAQKAKKEAKKAKNAKKAGQLPDELLAAEQQAEAAREAQLKRDKELNQRQKEEKEKRAAEAEIKQLIDSNTVEIPKKDSDIAYNFVQGTQVKKLYVNKELQTKLMKGLLSIAIYGDSHRLVPTEIAERIHKRDPDMAICIEQKEDIDPDDPYAGYEVPDDLMW; from the coding sequence ATGAGTGGTTCACTACAAGATCAACTATTGAATATGGGTCTCGCCAACAAAAAACAGGCTCAGAAAGCTAAAAAAGAAGCGAAGAAAGCTAAAAATGCAAAGAAAGCAGGCCAGTTACCTGATGAACTGCTAGCCGCTGAGCAACAAGCCGAAGCCGCTCGTGAGGCGCAATTAAAGCGAGATAAAGAGCTAAATCAACGTCAAAAAGAAGAAAAAGAAAAACGCGCAGCAGAAGCTGAAATAAAGCAGCTAATAGACAGTAATACGGTTGAGATACCTAAAAAAGACAGCGATATCGCTTATAACTTTGTTCAGGGCACTCAAGTTAAGAAACTGTACGTCAACAAAGAGCTACAGACTAAGTTGATGAAAGGGCTTTTATCTATTGCGATATACGGTGATAGCCACCGTTTGGTGCCGACCGAGATAGCCGAGCGGATTCATAAACGTGACCCTGACATGGCGATTTGTATTGAGCAAAAAGAGGATATTGATCCAGATGACCCGTATGCAGGTTATGAAGTGCCTGATGATTTAATGTGGTAA
- the pgm gene encoding phosphoglucomutase (alpha-D-glucose-1,6-bisphosphate-dependent) gives MSQHPLAGQPVPDEMLINVPRLISAYYSDQPNLENPDELVAFGTSGHRGSAFKRSFNESHILAITQAVCEHRAANGINGPLFMGMDTHALSEPALISAVEVFAANQVNVMIQAGRGYTPTPVISHAILAYNADDSHAELADGVVITPSHNPPEDGGFKYNPPNGGPADTDVTQWVQDRANELMAGGLKEVKKISFQHALDSEYITEYDYIKPYVESLDQVVDMAAIARSGLKIGVDPMGGSGIEYWEPIAQHYGLDLVLVNKKVDPTFSFMRVDKDGKIRMDCSSAAAMAGLIELKDRFDIAFGNDPDYDRHGIVTKSSGLLNPNHYLAVAIDYLFKTRTQWPATTAIGKTLVSSAMVDRVAKQLERELVEVPVGFKWFVDGLAKGRFGFGGEESAGASFLRKDGTVWSTDKDGIILNLLAAEMTAVTGKDPGQLYAELTERHGTPLYARIEAPANREQKAALKQLSTDQLTAETLAGDPIEASLTHASGNGAAIGGLKVMTQNGWFAARPSGTEDIYKIYAESFCGEDHLQQILKEAQVLVDSVISGD, from the coding sequence ATGTCTCAACACCCTTTGGCTGGTCAGCCTGTTCCAGATGAAATGCTTATTAATGTACCCCGCCTGATAAGCGCTTATTATTCAGATCAACCTAACCTAGAAAACCCTGATGAATTAGTCGCCTTTGGTACATCGGGCCATAGAGGCAGCGCCTTTAAGCGAAGCTTTAATGAAAGCCATATTTTAGCGATCACCCAAGCGGTTTGCGAGCACCGTGCTGCCAATGGTATCAACGGGCCTCTTTTTATGGGCATGGATACCCATGCGCTATCAGAGCCGGCATTAATTTCAGCCGTAGAAGTATTCGCAGCTAACCAAGTCAACGTGATGATTCAGGCGGGTCGAGGTTACACCCCTACGCCGGTTATTTCACATGCCATACTGGCTTACAATGCCGATGACAGTCATGCTGAATTAGCCGATGGCGTCGTCATAACGCCTTCTCATAACCCTCCTGAAGATGGCGGCTTTAAGTACAACCCGCCCAATGGAGGCCCTGCCGATACAGATGTGACTCAATGGGTGCAAGATCGAGCCAATGAACTTATGGCAGGCGGCTTAAAAGAGGTCAAAAAAATCTCTTTTCAACACGCGCTAGACTCTGAATATATTACTGAATATGACTACATAAAACCCTATGTGGAGTCACTGGATCAAGTGGTTGATATGGCCGCTATTGCTCGCTCAGGGCTAAAAATAGGCGTCGACCCGATGGGCGGCTCTGGCATCGAGTACTGGGAGCCCATCGCTCAGCATTACGGCCTTGACCTAGTGCTAGTCAATAAAAAAGTAGACCCGACCTTTTCATTTATGAGAGTCGACAAAGACGGCAAAATCCGTATGGATTGCTCTTCAGCCGCCGCAATGGCAGGGTTAATAGAGCTGAAAGATCGCTTTGATATTGCCTTCGGTAACGACCCCGATTATGACCGCCACGGTATCGTCACCAAAAGTTCGGGGTTATTAAACCCCAACCACTACCTTGCAGTGGCCATTGATTACTTGTTTAAAACTCGTACCCAGTGGCCTGCGACAACCGCCATTGGTAAAACCTTAGTCTCTAGTGCCATGGTTGATCGAGTCGCCAAACAGCTTGAACGCGAGTTAGTAGAAGTGCCGGTCGGTTTTAAATGGTTTGTTGATGGTTTAGCGAAAGGTCGCTTTGGGTTTGGCGGCGAAGAGAGCGCCGGCGCATCGTTTTTACGCAAAGACGGCACCGTGTGGAGTACCGATAAAGACGGTATCATTCTGAATTTATTAGCCGCAGAGATGACCGCCGTAACCGGAAAAGACCCCGGCCAATTATATGCAGAATTAACCGAACGCCACGGCACACCGCTTTATGCACGCATAGAAGCACCCGCCAATCGAGAGCAAAAAGCAGCCCTTAAACAGCTCTCAACCGACCAACTAACCGCAGAAACACTCGCCGGTGACCCTATTGAAGCCAGCCTGACTCACGCATCTGGTAATGGTGCAGCGATTGGAGGGCTGAAAGTAATGACCCAAAACGGTTGGTTCGCTGCACGACCATCGGGCACGGAAGATATTTATAAAATCTATGCCGAGAGTTTTTGTGGGGAGGATCACTTACAACAAATATTGAAAGAGGCTCAGGTATTGGTGGACTCGGTGATTTCTGGGGATTAA
- a CDS encoding spermidine synthase, with protein MSLPGKEIFRTYDDLGPIQVFDDGNKRYLGFGSGDEQSCIMKTEPQLLLHDYARSMMLVLLFHKPKNVTFLGLGGGSLVSCMYHHFPLSTLKVVELRQEVVDTAYRFFQLPRDERLSVTVMDAGRYLRKAKRGTSDLIFCDLYGPEGLDEQQLEPAFIERCHDLLSDDGWLVLNCWQNHRGEAEGLRSLMDWFPETKVCSVPGGNWTILAGKRSNDLNDKKLEENAKALSEQLGFSLMTPLKRLEDYGL; from the coding sequence ATGTCTCTTCCAGGCAAAGAAATATTCCGAACATATGATGATTTAGGCCCTATTCAGGTGTTTGATGATGGAAATAAGCGGTACTTAGGCTTTGGCTCCGGAGATGAGCAAAGCTGTATCATGAAAACAGAGCCGCAGTTATTGTTACATGATTATGCGCGCTCAATGATGCTAGTACTGCTTTTCCATAAACCTAAAAACGTTACCTTTTTAGGTTTGGGTGGCGGTAGCTTGGTGAGTTGTATGTATCATCACTTTCCATTATCAACACTAAAAGTGGTCGAGCTACGGCAAGAGGTCGTAGACACCGCCTATCGATTCTTTCAGTTACCTAGAGATGAGCGTTTAAGTGTGACAGTAATGGATGCTGGGCGCTATTTAAGAAAGGCAAAGCGTGGTACTAGCGATTTGATTTTTTGCGACCTGTATGGGCCGGAAGGGTTGGATGAGCAGCAACTTGAACCGGCCTTTATCGAGCGTTGCCATGACCTGTTGTCGGATGATGGCTGGTTAGTGCTTAATTGCTGGCAAAACCACCGCGGCGAAGCGGAGGGCTTGCGCTCGTTAATGGATTGGTTTCCTGAAACGAAGGTCTGTAGTGTGCCGGGTGGCAATTGGACGATATTAGCAGGTAAAAGAAGCAATGACTTAAATGATAAAAAGCTCGAAGAGAACGCTAAAGCGTTATCAGAACAATTAGGGTTCTCTTTGATGACACCCCTCAAGCGTCTTGAAGACTATGGTTTATAA
- a CDS encoding response regulator: MLDTQLSAEQREYTRLGSKSAKVLLDTINQILDLAAIEDGGLVTKPEPIETTAFFDDIIEMFASQIAEKCLDLTLQLSPEIPAEINVDPVRLRQVLINLIANAVKFTQKGGVQVSLYWREGVLSGTVIDNGIGIPQDAQKRIFETFQQVDNSSTRQYGGTGLGLPISQQICRAMNGELQLKASDSSGSVFKFYVSAPAASSIDITPAALLRESKVLVYTASFSLWAWLEHEYKSDALTCQHVTTTEEALMAIKDASLVLVDAAVGTSELNTLKSFMNTTSQRCVWIAWPGQPLTSELARHIQVLNKPLTRTRLSNLYSTVSEESPTGAYSLSGQILIVDDNPVNLKAMGNQIKSTGLDIYLVQNGADAVVACQHHSFDLILMDIQMPVMDGLEATRRIRATLGDQAPPIVGVSAHVSKVDIAKAEQAGMASYLCKPVTKETLLNKITEYLT, translated from the coding sequence TTGCTCGACACTCAACTCTCAGCCGAACAACGCGAATATACCCGATTGGGAAGCAAAAGCGCGAAGGTGTTGCTTGATACTATTAATCAGATACTCGACTTAGCAGCGATTGAGGATGGGGGCCTGGTTACTAAGCCAGAACCTATAGAGACTACAGCTTTCTTTGACGATATCATTGAGATGTTTGCATCTCAAATTGCAGAAAAGTGCCTAGACCTGACGCTTCAGCTCTCCCCAGAGATTCCGGCTGAAATCAATGTTGACCCCGTTCGATTAAGGCAAGTATTAATCAATTTAATAGCCAATGCCGTTAAATTTACCCAAAAAGGCGGCGTTCAAGTATCGCTTTACTGGCGAGAAGGGGTGCTATCCGGCACGGTTATCGATAACGGTATTGGCATTCCCCAAGACGCTCAAAAAAGAATATTTGAGACCTTTCAGCAAGTCGATAACTCTTCTACGCGCCAATATGGAGGAACCGGGTTAGGACTGCCTATTTCTCAGCAAATCTGTCGAGCAATGAACGGTGAACTTCAACTAAAAGCATCTGACTCTAGCGGCTCAGTGTTTAAATTTTATGTATCTGCGCCTGCAGCCTCAAGTATTGATATTACGCCAGCCGCTCTTCTAAGAGAGTCAAAGGTTCTGGTATATACAGCGTCATTCTCACTATGGGCTTGGCTAGAGCATGAGTATAAATCTGATGCCCTAACGTGCCAGCACGTGACCACTACTGAAGAGGCTTTAATGGCTATCAAGGATGCTAGCCTAGTGCTAGTTGATGCCGCGGTTGGTACCTCAGAATTAAACACGCTAAAATCGTTTATGAATACAACCTCCCAACGATGTGTATGGATAGCATGGCCAGGTCAGCCACTCACATCCGAGCTTGCGCGTCATATTCAGGTACTCAACAAGCCATTGACACGAACCCGCTTATCTAACCTATATTCGACCGTCAGTGAAGAGTCACCCACCGGCGCTTACAGCCTTTCGGGTCAAATACTCATCGTTGACGATAACCCCGTAAACCTCAAGGCGATGGGGAATCAAATTAAAAGTACTGGGCTTGATATTTATCTGGTACAAAACGGAGCAGATGCTGTTGTTGCCTGCCAGCATCACTCGTTTGATTTAATTCTTATGGACATCCAAATGCCGGTCATGGATGGGCTAGAAGCCACACGGCGCATTAGAGCAACGCTAGGAGACCAAGCGCCTCCTATTGTGGGTGTTTCAGCCCATGTTTCAAAAGTAGACATAGCCAAAGCAGAGCAGGCAGGTATGGCAAGCTATTTGTGTAAGCCGGTCACCAAAGAAACCCTATTAAATAAAATAACTGAATATCTGACGTAA
- a CDS encoding YheU family protein yields MIIPHDQLSEDALNNLIDEYCMRDWGLNETEEPLESRRRQVAQALKSGKLVVLYSDYNQSAALTQADLLER; encoded by the coding sequence ATGATAATTCCCCACGATCAACTCAGTGAAGACGCCCTCAATAACTTGATTGATGAATACTGTATGCGAGACTGGGGACTTAATGAAACCGAAGAACCACTTGAAAGCCGGCGAAGACAAGTAGCTCAAGCATTAAAAAGTGGAAAGCTGGTGGTTTTGTATAGCGATTACAACCAATCGGCAGCGCTGACTCAGGCAGATCTGTTAGAGCGCTAG